In Chryseobacterium oranimense, a single window of DNA contains:
- a CDS encoding microviridin/marinostatin family tricyclic proteinase inhibitor yields the protein MKDENSKKKPFFASFLEKQIKDPETIQGGGIITNTDNGIVTAPSIDNVTAQIFDHVTHPSKDLLVTMKYPSDGDDDVV from the coding sequence ATGAAAGACGAAAATTCAAAAAAGAAGCCGTTTTTTGCCTCATTCTTAGAAAAACAGATTAAAGATCCGGAAACTATTCAGGGAGGCGGAATTATTACAAATACGGATAACGGTATTGTTACTGCACCTTCTATCGATAATGTTACTGCACAGATTTTTGATCATGTGACCCATCCCAGCAAGGATCTTTTGGTAACTATGAAGTATCCTTCAGATGGAGATGACGATGTGGTTTAA
- a CDS encoding mechanosensitive ion channel family protein, producing the protein MKDEIQDTKSFLQEISDQLYIYISQVTPGGMDWVVHIIVKLGLLCAVFLVVDFIFKFVINFVFRFFKSDEKYPVIRSVYQSKISNSVAHFAALLVVGAIHPSIFPATALPKTNIFINRSINLGLVMILAGMLYRSLTGFRYFFTIKQDFYKIMALNAISETVKILGIFIFSVVGLCVIFGIKGTTIVGSLGAITAVLVLVFRDTILGFVTGIHVATSKNLKVGDWVSIPKYSIEGNITDISLLTTKISNFDKTVSTIPTYDLLTTEIKNLQVMSESNTRRIKKSIYFNINSFKFLNEEDIERLKEINLISDYLEEKTKEIEKEKQNLEHNDKTINGRQLTNIGVFRYYAQKYIENDPDIDQNGAKMVRQLDITPQGLPLEVYCFSNDSKWEHFEQIQADIFDHLLVASKEFDLQVMQISVKV; encoded by the coding sequence ATGAAAGACGAAATACAGGACACGAAAAGCTTTTTGCAGGAAATAAGCGATCAGCTTTATATTTATATCAGCCAGGTGACGCCCGGCGGCATGGATTGGGTTGTTCATATTATTGTTAAATTAGGGCTGCTGTGTGCCGTGTTTTTAGTAGTGGATTTTATTTTTAAATTCGTTATTAATTTTGTTTTCAGATTTTTTAAAAGTGATGAAAAATATCCGGTTATCCGGTCCGTTTACCAGTCTAAGATCTCCAATTCTGTTGCTCATTTTGCAGCGCTTCTGGTAGTAGGTGCCATCCATCCTTCTATATTTCCTGCTACAGCACTTCCTAAAACCAATATTTTTATCAACAGATCCATCAATTTAGGTTTGGTCATGATTCTGGCGGGAATGCTCTACAGATCATTAACGGGTTTCAGGTATTTCTTCACCATAAAGCAGGATTTTTATAAGATTATGGCACTGAATGCCATTTCAGAAACTGTAAAGATCCTGGGAATCTTCATTTTTTCCGTGGTAGGACTCTGCGTCATATTCGGGATCAAGGGAACTACTATTGTGGGAAGTTTAGGGGCCATTACTGCCGTATTGGTTCTTGTTTTCAGGGATACTATTTTAGGTTTTGTAACCGGGATCCATGTAGCCACCTCCAAAAACCTTAAAGTGGGGGACTGGGTAAGTATTCCAAAGTACAGCATCGAAGGAAATATTACGGATATAAGCCTTCTGACCACAAAGATCAGCAATTTCGATAAAACAGTTTCAACCATTCCTACTTATGACCTCCTGACTACGGAGATTAAAAACCTTCAGGTGATGTCTGAATCCAATACCAGAAGGATCAAGAAATCTATTTATTTCAATATCAATTCGTTTAAATTCCTGAACGAAGAAGATATTGAAAGGCTGAAAGAAATCAACCTGATCTCAGACTATCTGGAAGAGAAAACAAAGGAAATTGAAAAGGAAAAACAAAATCTGGAGCATAATGATAAAACGATTAATGGAAGGCAGCTTACCAATATCGGGGTTTTCAGGTATTATGCACAGAAATATATAGAAAATGACCCTGATATTGACCAGAATGGAGCAAAAATGGTCCGCCAGCTGGATATTACTCCGCAGGGACTTCCGCTTGAAGTGTACTGCTTCTCAAATGATTCTAAGTGGGAGCATTTTGAACAGATTCAGGCAGATATTTTTGACCATTTGCTGGTTGCTTCCAAGGAATTTGATCTTCAGGTCATGCAGATAAGTGTAAAGGTCTGA
- a CDS encoding NAD-dependent epimerase/dehydratase family protein, which translates to MIFVTGATGILGRVIVLELLKKGKNVRASKRPGSNLNDVRHSYSFYTENPDDFFNKIDWVDVDFDDIDALQEALKDVDEVYHCAAKVGFHPQDEKEMYHTNVKGTENLLFACEGSEVKKILHVSTIAVLDIFNERGELDENSEFNPKEEHSAYAISKHLAEMEVWRASAEGLNTIIVNPGMIIGSGNWGQSSGDIFPTFENNGFTFSGGTSYVDVRDAARISIQLMEKNAFGERFILISENKKYAELGKQIRSQLGLKDAKILTKSQLNLGRLANILLGWLIPKLRIITKSNIEAISSLNTISNHKIKKELDYQFIPVKESIDFHLKNYINDKKLNS; encoded by the coding sequence ATGATTTTTGTAACGGGTGCAACCGGAATCCTGGGAAGGGTGATTGTTTTGGAACTTCTGAAAAAAGGGAAAAACGTTCGTGCCTCCAAAAGACCGGGCAGCAATTTAAACGATGTAAGGCATTCTTACAGTTTCTATACAGAGAATCCTGATGATTTTTTTAATAAGATCGATTGGGTAGATGTAGATTTTGATGATATTGATGCTCTTCAGGAGGCGTTAAAAGATGTAGATGAGGTGTATCACTGTGCTGCAAAAGTAGGCTTCCATCCTCAGGACGAAAAAGAAATGTACCATACCAATGTGAAAGGTACAGAAAATCTGCTGTTTGCCTGTGAAGGTTCGGAGGTGAAAAAAATTCTTCATGTAAGTACTATTGCTGTTTTGGATATTTTTAATGAAAGAGGAGAATTAGACGAAAATTCAGAATTCAATCCCAAAGAAGAGCATTCTGCTTATGCCATTTCCAAACATCTTGCTGAAATGGAAGTATGGAGAGCTTCTGCGGAAGGGTTGAATACCATTATCGTGAATCCCGGAATGATTATCGGAAGCGGAAACTGGGGGCAAAGCAGTGGCGATATATTTCCTACTTTTGAAAATAATGGCTTTACATTTTCCGGCGGAACCAGTTATGTAGACGTCAGAGATGCAGCCCGGATTTCCATTCAGCTGATGGAGAAAAATGCTTTCGGGGAACGTTTTATTCTTATTTCCGAAAATAAAAAATATGCAGAGCTCGGAAAACAGATCAGGTCCCAGCTTGGACTGAAAGATGCTAAAATCCTTACAAAATCTCAACTGAACCTGGGACGGTTAGCCAATATTCTTTTAGGCTGGTTGATTCCTAAGCTTAGAATCATCACAAAATCTAATATTGAAGCCATATCATCACTCAACACCATTTCCAACCATAAAATTAAAAAAGAGCTTGATTATCAGTTTATTCCTGTAAAGGAAAGTATTGATTTTCATCTTAAAAATTATATTAACGACAAAAAGCTGAATTCATGA
- a CDS encoding diphosphomevalonate/mevalonate 3,5-bisphosphate decarboxylase family protein, which translates to MTTQEFLGKQNFTINNQTVSDSCPSNIALIKYWGKYADQIPANPSISFTLNYCKTNTSIEFFVNEAFSVQTFLAGNEETKFAEKIEKYFKNIEQYLPWILKGKYIIRTENTFPHSSGIASSASGFGAIAKCLMKLDEVFSGRSSEEESLQKASFLARLGSGSACRSLYNGLVVWGVSNEVEGSSDLFAVKYPDNEIHEIFKNFNDWVLLIHEGQKSVSSTVGHGLMNTNPYAERRFQEARENFAPMKDILKSGNMGEFIKLVEHEALTLHAMMMMSDPAFILMKTGTLEVINKIWDFRKETGLPLFFTLDAGANVHLLFPNNGSEDKIKTFIKTELLQHTQKNGVVKDVMIF; encoded by the coding sequence ATGACAACACAAGAATTTTTAGGAAAACAAAATTTCACCATTAATAATCAGACAGTTTCAGACAGCTGTCCTTCCAATATCGCCCTGATTAAATATTGGGGTAAATATGCTGATCAGATTCCTGCAAACCCAAGCATCAGCTTTACACTAAATTATTGCAAAACCAACACATCCATAGAGTTTTTTGTCAATGAAGCTTTTTCTGTACAGACTTTCCTGGCTGGCAATGAAGAGACGAAATTTGCTGAAAAAATAGAAAAATACTTTAAAAATATTGAGCAATACCTTCCGTGGATATTGAAAGGAAAATATATCATCAGAACGGAAAATACCTTCCCGCACAGTTCCGGGATTGCAAGTTCTGCTTCAGGATTTGGCGCTATTGCAAAATGCCTGATGAAGCTGGACGAAGTATTTTCAGGAAGATCATCTGAGGAAGAATCATTACAAAAAGCCTCATTTCTGGCAAGATTAGGAAGTGGAAGTGCCTGCAGAAGCTTATACAACGGGCTTGTAGTCTGGGGAGTATCAAATGAGGTAGAAGGAAGCTCCGATCTGTTTGCTGTGAAATATCCTGACAATGAAATTCATGAAATATTTAAAAACTTTAATGACTGGGTTTTATTAATTCATGAAGGTCAGAAAAGTGTATCCTCAACCGTAGGACATGGCCTGATGAATACAAATCCGTATGCGGAGAGAAGATTTCAGGAAGCAAGAGAAAATTTTGCTCCCATGAAAGACATTCTTAAAAGCGGCAACATGGGGGAATTTATCAAGTTGGTAGAACATGAGGCACTTACCCTTCACGCCATGATGATGATGAGTGATCCTGCCTTTATCCTGATGAAAACCGGAACGCTGGAGGTGATCAATAAAATCTGGGATTTTAGAAAAGAAACTGGCCTGCCGTTGTTCTTTACGCTGGACGCAGGAGCCAACGTTCATCTTCTGTTCCCAAACAACGGATCCGAAGATAAGATCAAAACATTCATCAAAACCGAATTGCTGCAACACACCCAGAAAAATGGGGTAGTGAAGGATGTAATGATATTTTAA
- a CDS encoding pyridoxine 5'-phosphate synthase, with protein MTKLSVNINKIATIRNARGGETPSVTEAAVKIQEFGGQGITIHPRPDERHITRKDVYDLKPLVTTEFNIEGNPHRSFIDMVLEVKPEQVTLVPDADDAITSNAGWDTKKHLDFLTEIITEFKNAGIRTSVFLDPLPELVEYAAKSGADRIELYTEAYAKNYLTNKEQAIKPYYETALAATEFGLGINAGHDLSLENLKYFADHIPNLLEVSIGHALISEALYMGLENTVQAYLKRLAKW; from the coding sequence ATGACAAAACTAAGCGTAAACATTAATAAAATTGCGACGATAAGAAATGCAAGAGGGGGTGAAACACCAAGCGTAACAGAAGCGGCAGTGAAAATCCAGGAATTTGGCGGACAGGGAATCACCATTCACCCAAGACCTGATGAAAGGCATATCACAAGAAAAGATGTATACGATCTGAAACCGTTGGTTACCACTGAATTCAACATTGAAGGAAACCCTCACCGCTCTTTTATTGATATGGTTCTTGAGGTAAAGCCGGAACAGGTAACACTGGTTCCTGATGCAGACGATGCTATTACATCCAATGCAGGCTGGGATACCAAAAAACACTTGGATTTCCTGACAGAAATTATTACAGAATTTAAGAATGCAGGAATCCGTACCTCTGTTTTTCTTGATCCTTTGCCGGAACTTGTAGAATATGCCGCCAAATCAGGAGCTGACAGAATTGAGCTGTATACTGAAGCTTACGCTAAAAATTACCTTACCAACAAAGAACAGGCTATAAAGCCTTATTATGAAACAGCATTGGCTGCCACGGAATTTGGTCTAGGAATCAATGCCGGACACGATCTGAGCCTTGAGAACCTAAAATACTTTGCTGATCATATTCCCAATCTTCTGGAAGTTTCCATAGGCCATGCTTTAATTTCTGAAGCGCTTTATATGGGACTTGAAAATACGGTTCAGGCCTACTTGAAACGTTTGGCAAAATGGTAA
- a CDS encoding microviridin/marinostatin family tricyclic proteinase inhibitor translates to MKDKNSKKKPFFASFLEKQLKDPETIKGGDTGIITDTLKDSITKPSVDVVTSPKDDMMHTLKYPSDGDDDAPTIPLD, encoded by the coding sequence ATGAAAGACAAAAATTCAAAAAAGAAGCCATTCTTTGCTTCATTCCTTGAGAAGCAGCTTAAAGATCCTGAAACCATTAAGGGAGGCGACACAGGGATTATCACCGACACTTTAAAAGATTCCATTACCAAACCATCTGTTGATGTAGTAACTTCCCCAAAAGATGATATGATGCACACGCTGAAATATCCGTCTGACGGAGATGATGATGCTCCAACTATTCCACTGGATTAA
- a CDS encoding MvdC/MvdD family ATP grasp protein, which yields MILCITHSQDFYNIDLFFEYLAAKNIPYFRLNSDRMNHLQKISVNEDSFELTDESGNTVHSRDIKGIWHRKAWGIPVPEELDEDYKKIFLSGYTSLRYNLITVLENIPWINPYENERKIDGNKMLQLKIAKENHLTVPETIFSNDEEKITAFFHEFCNGKAVAKLHSLTAKTMNGENLISTMIIEEDTLEHLADIAYCPMIFQPYIDKEYELRIVYIAGEFFTGKINNSENADWRVVQGNYAWSAYELPENIKACLASMMEEMGLYIGAIDMIRGKDGEYYFLEVNPQGEWGMLQKELGFPIAERIADNLIKRINNP from the coding sequence ATGATTCTCTGCATTACCCATTCCCAGGACTTTTATAATATTGATCTGTTTTTTGAATATCTGGCTGCTAAAAACATCCCGTATTTCAGGCTGAATTCTGACCGCATGAATCATCTCCAGAAGATCAGTGTGAATGAAGATTCGTTTGAACTCACCGATGAATCCGGAAATACTGTTCATTCCAGAGATATCAAAGGAATATGGCACAGAAAAGCCTGGGGCATACCTGTTCCCGAAGAGCTGGATGAAGATTACAAAAAAATATTCCTGAGTGGGTACACCAGCCTTCGTTATAACCTTATTACTGTTTTAGAAAACATTCCATGGATCAATCCCTATGAAAATGAAAGAAAAATTGATGGAAATAAAATGCTACAGCTGAAAATTGCCAAAGAAAATCATTTAACCGTTCCCGAAACTATTTTCTCCAATGATGAAGAAAAGATCACTGCCTTTTTTCATGAATTCTGCAACGGGAAAGCAGTCGCAAAACTGCACAGCCTGACGGCAAAAACCATGAACGGGGAAAATCTTATCTCAACAATGATCATTGAAGAAGATACCCTGGAGCACTTGGCAGATATTGCGTATTGTCCGATGATCTTTCAGCCGTATATTGACAAAGAATATGAACTGAGGATCGTTTATATAGCCGGAGAGTTTTTCACCGGAAAGATCAATAACAGTGAAAATGCAGACTGGAGGGTGGTACAGGGAAACTATGCCTGGTCGGCCTATGAACTGCCGGAAAATATCAAAGCTTGCCTTGCTTCAATGATGGAGGAAATGGGGCTTTATATCGGAGCAATAGACATGATCCGGGGAAAAGATGGAGAATATTATTTCCTTGAAGTAAATCCGCAGGGAGAATGGGGAATGCTGCAGAAAGAGCTTGGTTTTCCCATTGCAGAAAGAATCGCCGATAACCTTATAAAAAGAATCAATAACCCATGA
- a CDS encoding DUF456 domain-containing protein: protein MDTALINILCLILLVLGILGTFLPVLPGLVLSICGLLIYKFGTDADLPMIYIWAFVILTLISVVLSYVIPAKTNRKYGGTRWGSIGSIIGTIVGIFIPIPLGFLIGMFAGVFIGELLHDSKDMNKALQSTKGAFIGFIYGTGFSLVVGVAMFLVVVLNMLGVI, encoded by the coding sequence ATGGATACAGCCTTAATTAATATTCTCTGTCTTATTTTACTGGTTTTAGGAATACTGGGAACTTTCCTACCTGTACTTCCGGGACTTGTACTGAGTATCTGTGGTCTTCTGATCTATAAATTCGGGACAGATGCCGACCTGCCCATGATTTATATCTGGGCTTTTGTGATCCTGACACTTATTTCTGTAGTACTCAGCTATGTAATTCCTGCAAAAACCAACAGAAAATACGGAGGTACACGCTGGGGAAGTATCGGATCGATTATTGGGACTATTGTAGGAATTTTCATTCCTATTCCTTTAGGATTTCTGATCGGAATGTTTGCCGGCGTATTTATCGGGGAACTTCTTCATGACAGCAAGGATATGAATAAGGCCCTGCAATCGACCAAAGGCGCATTTATCGGCTTCATTTACGGAACAGGTTTCAGTCTTGTGGTAGGTGTGGCAATGTTTTTGGTAGTAGTATTGAATATGCTTGGTGTTATTTAA
- a CDS encoding MvdD family ATP-grasp ribosomal peptide maturase: MNKILIITHTADNFSIEKITEYIEKNGCEVIRFDVDLYPIQNKLSTVYQDGEWISILETKEAKYRLDDIAAVWYRRAYNIGSGVKEEMDKKFYGAAMGEIRNTLFGFIESVDAYALGKPGIYRRLDSKEEQLKIAVKLGLKIPETCLTNNPEEARQFILKHQNVIAKMQTGFAIYEDGVESVVFTNVVNEDKLEELDSLVYCPMQFQKKIEKKKELRVTIVGQDVYAFEIDSQQSEDAKVDWRKDGVNLLTKWVRTELPADVESKLLELLDVYNVDYGAIDIIVSPEDEYYFIEINAAGEFFWLDNLTEENQISKSIADVLCDKAPRRNNMVMA, translated from the coding sequence ATGAATAAAATATTAATCATTACGCATACAGCAGATAACTTTTCAATTGAAAAAATAACGGAATATATAGAAAAGAATGGCTGCGAGGTCATCCGTTTCGATGTGGATCTGTACCCTATACAAAATAAACTTTCAACGGTATATCAGGATGGAGAGTGGATCAGCATTCTTGAAACAAAAGAGGCAAAATACCGTCTGGATGATATTGCTGCCGTTTGGTACAGGAGAGCCTATAATATCGGAAGCGGAGTAAAAGAAGAAATGGATAAAAAATTCTATGGTGCTGCAATGGGGGAAATCCGCAATACGCTTTTCGGATTTATAGAGTCTGTGGATGCTTATGCATTGGGGAAACCCGGCATTTACAGAAGACTGGATAGCAAAGAAGAGCAGCTTAAAATTGCAGTTAAATTAGGACTTAAAATTCCTGAAACCTGCCTGACGAACAATCCGGAAGAAGCAAGACAGTTTATCCTTAAACATCAGAATGTGATCGCTAAAATGCAGACAGGATTTGCTATTTACGAAGATGGAGTGGAAAGTGTAGTCTTTACCAATGTCGTTAACGAAGACAAGTTGGAAGAATTGGATTCGTTGGTATATTGCCCAATGCAGTTCCAGAAAAAAATTGAAAAGAAAAAAGAACTTCGCGTTACCATTGTAGGGCAGGATGTTTATGCCTTTGAAATAGATTCCCAGCAGTCCGAGGATGCAAAAGTAGATTGGAGAAAAGACGGGGTGAACCTGCTTACCAAGTGGGTGAGAACAGAGCTTCCGGCAGATGTGGAATCGAAGCTTCTGGAGCTTTTAGATGTATACAATGTGGATTATGGTGCCATAGATATCATTGTTTCTCCTGAAGATGAGTATTATTTCATTGAGATCAATGCAGCAGGTGAATTCTTCTGGCTGGATAATCTGACGGAAGAAAACCAGATCTCCAAGAGTATTGCAGACGTTCTTTGTGACAAGGCTCCAAGAAGAAACAATATGGTGATGGCTTAA
- a CDS encoding long-chain fatty acid--CoA ligase: MNLAAAIILKNVEKHPVKSAIGFKKKDEAWKELSWKKFGEIVFKTANALKNSGIQENDKVAIYSDNSSEWMTVDLASMAIGAVTVPVYSTNNAEQAEYIISDSSAKAVLVGSQEQYDACLEILQKEENELETIIVSKKSVWIKKEFNSFYLEDFIAKSSSKLEICKKEYDDTATLIYTSGTTGTPKGVMLTHGNFIKAFDSHFEFFKFKNFEEELSLAFLPLSHVFERSWSLLCLYGGARVYFLEDPKNIAKALEEVRPTTMCAVPRFFQKVYAGVLEKAEEGSSLKKKIFNWALVTGWQTAELRRNEKPVPFGLKLKESVADMLVFSKIKERMGGRLWFLPCGGASLSPEVTKFFDSVGIHITVGYGLTETTATLTLFPLTHFEHGTSGKPLPGVEIRIGEGDEIQAKGNGIMKGYYNKPEETQKVFTEDGWFKTGDAGKFDDKGNLIITDRIKDLMKTSNGKYVAPQQIENLLTNNNFIQQIMLVAEGRQFVSALIVPNFEFLQDFIKKNNIPFTSWEEAVKDEKIIALYKDKIKELQVHLADYEKVKKFTLMPAEFDINTGEITPTLKVKRNVVLKKYADIIEKMY, translated from the coding sequence ATGAATCTTGCAGCAGCAATTATCCTTAAAAATGTAGAAAAACATCCGGTAAAATCAGCAATCGGCTTTAAAAAGAAAGATGAAGCATGGAAAGAGCTGAGCTGGAAAAAATTCGGTGAAATCGTTTTTAAAACAGCAAATGCGCTGAAAAATTCAGGAATTCAGGAAAACGATAAAGTAGCCATCTACTCAGATAACTCTTCTGAATGGATGACCGTTGATCTTGCTTCAATGGCCATTGGTGCTGTTACTGTACCTGTGTATTCTACTAATAATGCAGAGCAGGCAGAATATATCATTAGTGATTCTTCGGCAAAAGCTGTGCTTGTCGGCAGTCAGGAACAGTATGATGCCTGTCTGGAGATTTTACAGAAAGAAGAAAACGAGTTGGAAACCATTATCGTCTCTAAAAAATCGGTTTGGATCAAAAAAGAATTCAACAGTTTCTATCTCGAGGATTTCATTGCAAAATCATCGTCCAAGCTGGAAATCTGTAAAAAAGAATATGACGATACAGCTACCCTGATCTATACTTCAGGAACAACAGGAACTCCCAAAGGCGTAATGCTTACCCATGGGAATTTCATCAAAGCTTTCGATTCCCATTTTGAGTTTTTTAAATTTAAAAACTTTGAAGAAGAACTGTCGCTGGCATTTCTTCCGCTGAGCCATGTTTTTGAAAGAAGCTGGAGCCTGCTTTGCCTGTATGGCGGGGCAAGAGTATATTTCCTGGAAGATCCTAAAAATATTGCCAAGGCTCTGGAAGAAGTAAGACCAACCACAATGTGTGCTGTGCCGAGATTTTTTCAGAAAGTATATGCCGGAGTTCTGGAGAAAGCGGAAGAAGGCTCTTCACTAAAGAAAAAGATCTTCAATTGGGCGCTGGTAACAGGTTGGCAGACTGCAGAGCTAAGAAGAAATGAAAAACCGGTTCCTTTTGGATTGAAACTGAAGGAATCCGTTGCAGATATGCTGGTTTTCAGTAAAATTAAGGAGAGAATGGGTGGCAGGTTGTGGTTCTTACCTTGCGGAGGGGCGTCGCTTTCGCCGGAAGTCACCAAATTCTTTGATTCAGTGGGAATTCATATCACGGTAGGATACGGACTGACTGAAACAACCGCTACACTGACCCTTTTCCCATTGACCCATTTTGAGCATGGAACCAGTGGAAAACCTCTACCTGGCGTAGAAATCCGCATTGGTGAAGGTGATGAGATCCAGGCTAAAGGAAACGGTATTATGAAAGGATATTACAACAAGCCTGAGGAAACACAGAAAGTCTTTACAGAAGATGGATGGTTCAAAACCGGAGATGCCGGAAAATTTGATGATAAAGGCAACCTGATTATCACGGACAGGATCAAAGATTTAATGAAAACTTCCAACGGGAAATATGTGGCGCCGCAGCAGATAGAGAACCTGCTTACCAATAATAATTTCATCCAGCAGATCATGCTGGTGGCAGAGGGAAGACAGTTTGTTTCCGCACTTATCGTTCCGAATTTTGAATTTCTGCAGGATTTTATCAAAAAAAATAATATTCCTTTTACCAGCTGGGAAGAAGCAGTGAAAGACGAGAAAATTATTGCTCTGTATAAGGATAAAATTAAAGAATTACAGGTTCATCTCGCAGATTATGAAAAAGTGAAAAAGTTCACATTAATGCCTGCTGAATTTGACATCAATACCGGAGAAATCACTCCGACACTGAAAGTCAAGAGAAATGTGGTTCTTAAAAAATATGCAGATATTATTGAAAAAATGTATTGA
- a CDS encoding microviridin/marinostatin family tricyclic proteinase inhibitor produces the protein MEKKNSKKPFFASFLEKQISDPEKIQGGGVTTPATDVLTVPERDNVTTSPFLDNATTPLKDQAVTMKYPSDSDESGELDIL, from the coding sequence ATGGAAAAGAAAAATTCAAAGAAACCATTCTTCGCTTCATTTTTAGAGAAACAAATCAGCGATCCTGAGAAAATTCAGGGTGGAGGAGTTACTACACCTGCTACAGATGTTCTTACTGTGCCTGAAAGGGATAATGTTACCACATCGCCGTTTCTTGACAACGCAACAACACCGTTAAAGGATCAGGCTGTAACCATGAAGTATCCGTCTGACAGCGATGAGTCTGGAGAGTTAGACATTCTTTAA
- a CDS encoding alpha/beta fold hydrolase has translation MDILNSKIFGENLTVTPLLVFHGLFGMLDNWGSFGKDLGEYLPVHLIDLRNHGRSFHSESMSHDDLADDIARYMDHYGIQKAHVLGHSLGGKAVMQFALKYPERVEKLIVVDISPKAYPPHHQGIIKALETVDFNTVNSRGEMEAVLSQYIPEKSTIQFLAKNLYWDDNKTLNWRFNLKTLSEKYNEFVSNAVKFGVFEGESLFIAGEKSNYILPQDEYGIKQQFPKAKIVTVKNAGHWVQAENPVDFAKVVKGFLNLD, from the coding sequence ATGGACATCTTAAACTCAAAAATATTTGGCGAAAATCTTACGGTAACGCCGCTTCTTGTATTTCACGGACTATTTGGAATGCTGGATAACTGGGGAAGTTTCGGGAAAGACCTCGGTGAATACCTGCCCGTACACCTGATCGACCTTAGAAATCACGGCAGAAGCTTTCATTCCGAAAGTATGTCGCACGACGATCTGGCTGATGACATTGCCCGCTATATGGACCATTACGGGATTCAGAAAGCACATGTCCTGGGGCATTCTCTGGGTGGAAAAGCAGTTATGCAGTTTGCCCTGAAATATCCTGAAAGAGTAGAAAAGCTTATTGTGGTGGATATTTCTCCAAAAGCCTATCCTCCGCATCATCAGGGAATTATCAAAGCCCTTGAGACCGTAGATTTCAATACGGTAAACTCAAGAGGTGAAATGGAAGCTGTATTGAGCCAGTATATTCCTGAAAAATCTACCATCCAATTTTTAGCAAAGAACCTGTATTGGGATGACAACAAAACGCTGAACTGGAGATTCAATCTTAAAACATTATCTGAAAAATATAACGAATTTGTTTCCAATGCCGTTAAATTCGGAGTTTTCGAGGGTGAATCTTTATTCATTGCAGGAGAAAAATCAAATTATATCCTTCCTCAGGACGAATACGGAATCAAGCAACAGTTTCCAAAAGCTAAAATAGTGACGGTTAAAAATGCCGGACATTGGGTTCAGGCTGAGAATCCGGTAGATTTTGCGAAAGTTGTTAAAGGGTTTTTGAATTTGGATTAA
- a CDS encoding uracil-DNA glycosylase produces MTWTEVLAPIKNTEYFTNLWEKVKQEYATTKVFPPKNQIFRALEITPFEDVEVVILGQDPYHNDYQANGLCFSVSEQVAAPPSLKNIFTELKDDLGIERTSKELDDWGRQGVLLLNATLTVRAHSPNSHKDLGWEKFTDFIIKEISDKKENVVFVLWGAFAQKKAELIDPAKHFILKSAHPSPFSVYRGFYGSKPFSKINEYLISKGKKPISW; encoded by the coding sequence ATGACCTGGACAGAAGTTTTAGCCCCGATAAAAAATACAGAATACTTTACCAATCTTTGGGAAAAAGTAAAGCAGGAATATGCAACAACTAAAGTATTCCCCCCTAAAAATCAGATATTCAGGGCACTGGAAATCACTCCCTTTGAAGATGTTGAAGTGGTGATCCTGGGGCAGGACCCTTATCATAATGACTATCAGGCGAACGGTTTGTGTTTTTCCGTTTCAGAACAGGTAGCTGCACCACCTTCCCTTAAAAATATCTTTACAGAATTAAAAGACGACCTCGGCATTGAAAGAACTTCCAAAGAGCTGGATGACTGGGGCAGGCAGGGCGTTTTATTACTGAATGCAACTTTAACGGTTCGTGCCCATTCACCCAATTCCCACAAGGATTTAGGATGGGAAAAATTCACAGATTTTATCATCAAAGAAATTTCAGATAAAAAAGAAAATGTGGTTTTCGTTCTTTGGGGAGCTTTTGCACAAAAAAAGGCCGAACTCATTGATCCGGCCAAGCATTTTATCTTAAAATCGGCGCACCCGTCACCGTTTTCTGTGTATAGAGGTTTTTATGGCAGCAAGCCCTTCTCGAAAATTAACGAGTACCTTATTTCAAAAGGAAAGAAACCTATTTCCTGGTAG